In Quercus lobata isolate SW786 chromosome 12, ValleyOak3.0 Primary Assembly, whole genome shotgun sequence, a genomic segment contains:
- the LOC115970959 gene encoding glycosyltransferase BC10 isoform X2: protein MKTAHAFHPGIKDIIIMFGSRQRPNLKRPTWIIVLVSLVSIFLIAALVYPPRRSAACSLFSSSGCAMIKEQPYVPSRELTDDETAAQVVFREILKTPPVQSKTPKIAFMFLTPGSLPFEKLWDKFFHGHEDRFTVYVHSSKQKPVHVSWGKISMVDAERRLLANALTDPDNQQFVLLSDSCVPLHNFEYVYHYLMYTNVSFIDCFIDPGPHGTGRYSEHMLPEVEKKDFRKASQWFSMKRQHAIMVTADNLYYRKFRLYCKPNMDGRNCYSDEHYLPTLFNMIDPNGIANWSVTHVDWSEGKWHPKAYRARDITYELLKNITSIDESIHVTSDGKKTVLVTPCLWNGMKKPCFLFGRKFYPESLDKLLHFFSNYTTI, encoded by the exons ATGAAGACAGCTCATGCATTTCACCCAGGCATAAAAGATATTATAATCATGTTTGGATCACGACAGAGACCAAATTTAAAGAGGCCTACATGGATTATTGTATTGGTTTCTTTGGTGAGCATTTTTCTGATTGCTGCCTTAGTTTACCCACCAAGAAGATCTGCAGCatgctctctcttttcttcaagTGGTTGTGCAATGATTAAAGAGCAACCATATGTTCCATCACGGGAATTAACTGATGATGAGACTGCAGCTCAAGTTGTTTTTAGAGAAATTTTGAAGACACCTCCTGTTcaatcaaaaaccccaaaaattgcTTTCATGTTTCTGACTCCTGGTTCATTACCTTTTGAGAAGCTCTGGGATAAGTTTTTCCAT GGCCACGAGGACAGATTCACTGTTTATGTACATTCATCCAAGCAAAAACCAGTACAT GTGAGCTGGGGGAAAATTTCCATGGTTGATGCAGAGAGGAGGCTTTTGGCAAATGCACTTACAGACCCTGATAACCAACAGTTTGTGTTACTGTCTGATAG TTGTGTACCCCTGCATAACTTCGAGTATGTGTATCACTATCTAATGTATACAAATGTCAGCTTTATCGACTG ttTCATTGATCCTGGTCCACATGGAACTGGGAGGTATTCAGAGCACATGTTGCCTGAAGTTGAAAAGAAAGATTTTCGGAAGGCTTCACAG TGGTTTTCCATGAAGCGGCAGCATGCTATCATGGTTACGGCAGACAATCTTTACTATAGGAAATTCAGGCTTTACTGCAAG CCAAATATGGATGGGCGCAACTGCTATTCTGATGAGCATTATTTGCCAACTCTTTTTAAT ATGATTGATCCCAATGGAATTGCAAATTGGTCTGTAACACATGTCGATTGGTCCGAAGGAAAATGGCATCCCAAAGCATATAGGGCTCGAGATATTACTTATGAGCTCCTAAAGAACATTACA TCCATTGACGAGAGCATACATGTCACTAGTGATGGAAAG AAAACTGTATTGGTCACACCTTGTTTGTGGAATGGGATGAAAAAGCCATGTTTTTTATTTGGCAGAAAGTTCTATCCTGAAAGTCTGGATAAATTGCTGCACTTTTTCTCCAATTATACAACAATTTAA
- the LOC115970959 gene encoding glycosyltransferase BC10 isoform X1, with product MKTAHAFHPGIKDIIIMFGSRQRPNLKRPTWIIVLVSLVSIFLIAALVYPPRRSAACSLFSSSGCAMIKEQPYVPSRELTDDETAAQVVFREILKTPPVQSKTPKIAFMFLTPGSLPFEKLWDKFFHGHEDRFTVYVHSSKQKPVHVSPYFVGKDIRSEKVSWGKISMVDAERRLLANALTDPDNQQFVLLSDSCVPLHNFEYVYHYLMYTNVSFIDCFIDPGPHGTGRYSEHMLPEVEKKDFRKASQWFSMKRQHAIMVTADNLYYRKFRLYCKPNMDGRNCYSDEHYLPTLFNMIDPNGIANWSVTHVDWSEGKWHPKAYRARDITYELLKNITSIDESIHVTSDGKKTVLVTPCLWNGMKKPCFLFGRKFYPESLDKLLHFFSNYTTI from the exons ATGAAGACAGCTCATGCATTTCACCCAGGCATAAAAGATATTATAATCATGTTTGGATCACGACAGAGACCAAATTTAAAGAGGCCTACATGGATTATTGTATTGGTTTCTTTGGTGAGCATTTTTCTGATTGCTGCCTTAGTTTACCCACCAAGAAGATCTGCAGCatgctctctcttttcttcaagTGGTTGTGCAATGATTAAAGAGCAACCATATGTTCCATCACGGGAATTAACTGATGATGAGACTGCAGCTCAAGTTGTTTTTAGAGAAATTTTGAAGACACCTCCTGTTcaatcaaaaaccccaaaaattgcTTTCATGTTTCTGACTCCTGGTTCATTACCTTTTGAGAAGCTCTGGGATAAGTTTTTCCAT GGCCACGAGGACAGATTCACTGTTTATGTACATTCATCCAAGCAAAAACCAGTACATGTAAGCCCCTACTTTGTTGGTAAAGACATTCGGAGTGAGAAG GTGAGCTGGGGGAAAATTTCCATGGTTGATGCAGAGAGGAGGCTTTTGGCAAATGCACTTACAGACCCTGATAACCAACAGTTTGTGTTACTGTCTGATAG TTGTGTACCCCTGCATAACTTCGAGTATGTGTATCACTATCTAATGTATACAAATGTCAGCTTTATCGACTG ttTCATTGATCCTGGTCCACATGGAACTGGGAGGTATTCAGAGCACATGTTGCCTGAAGTTGAAAAGAAAGATTTTCGGAAGGCTTCACAG TGGTTTTCCATGAAGCGGCAGCATGCTATCATGGTTACGGCAGACAATCTTTACTATAGGAAATTCAGGCTTTACTGCAAG CCAAATATGGATGGGCGCAACTGCTATTCTGATGAGCATTATTTGCCAACTCTTTTTAAT ATGATTGATCCCAATGGAATTGCAAATTGGTCTGTAACACATGTCGATTGGTCCGAAGGAAAATGGCATCCCAAAGCATATAGGGCTCGAGATATTACTTATGAGCTCCTAAAGAACATTACA TCCATTGACGAGAGCATACATGTCACTAGTGATGGAAAG AAAACTGTATTGGTCACACCTTGTTTGTGGAATGGGATGAAAAAGCCATGTTTTTTATTTGGCAGAAAGTTCTATCCTGAAAGTCTGGATAAATTGCTGCACTTTTTCTCCAATTATACAACAATTTAA
- the LOC115971840 gene encoding pentatricopeptide repeat-containing protein At2g01390, giving the protein MRNTNDSHGFLKKIAFFFSIRGVQPLRYRNSSIKLLHSLRQHKQNKPITNLYNRKTKKPFKSVKNEETDNPKEYMRDTVGKIYKLLKYSTWDSAKQELDNLSSIRWDSYTVNQVLKTHPPMEKAWLFFNWASKLKGFKHDQFTYTTMLDIFGEAGRVASMKHVFEQMQEKGLKIDAVTYTSLMHWLSSCGDVDGAIKVWEEMKGNGCFPTVVSYTAYMKLLFDNNRAKEATEVYKEMLRSGFSPTCHTYTILMEHLVGSGKYEEALEIFSKMQEAGIQPDKAACNILVEKCSKAGETKALTLILQYMKESRLVLRYPVFLEALEALKSSGKSTVLLREVNPHFSIECISKEEAFEIRPRASDASYGIDRGLLLIFLKKRNLVAIDRLLTGIMDKNMQLDTAIISAIIKENCGHGRRSGALLAFKYSVRMGIIIERTAYLSLIGILIRSNSYAKVVKVVEAMTGAGHSLGTYLSVLLIYRLGCARRAACAAKIFDLLPDDQKSTAAFTALIGVYFTVGNPDKGLQIYKTMLEKGIYPALGTYNVVLAGLENCGRISEAGFYRKEKKSLQLNSRSQETVSLEEKICDLVFAGDVT; this is encoded by the exons atgCGCAACACAAACGATTCCCAtggatttctcaaaaaaattgccttctttttctctatccGTGGTGTTCAGCCTCTTCGTTATCGAAACAGTTCGATTAAACTCCTACATTCCCTTCgccaacacaaacaaaacaaacccattACCAATTTGTATAACAGAAAGACTAAGAAACCTTTCAAATCAGTTAAAAACGAAGAAACCGACAACCCCAAAGAATATATGAGAGACACAGTGGGAAAAATATACAAACTTTTGAAGTATTCAACATGGGATTCTGCTAAACAAGAGCTAGACAATCTCTCTTCTATAAGATGGGACTCTTACACAGTCAATCAAGTTCTCAAAACCCATCCACCAATGGAAAAGGCTTGGCTTTTTTTCAACTGGGCTTCAAAGCTAAAAGGGTTTAAGCACGACCAGTTTACTTACACAACCATGCTTGACATTTTTGGAGAAGCTGGGAGGGTTGCTTCAATGAAGCATGTTTTTGAACAAATGCAAGAGAAGGGGTTGAAGATTGATGCTGTGACTTACACTTCGTTGATGCATTGGCTTTCTAGTTGTGGTGATGTTGATGGGGCAATCAAAGTGTGGGAAGAAATGAAGGGTAATGGTTGTTTTCCCACTGTTGTTTCCTATACTGCTTATATGAAGCTTCTGTTTGATAATAACAGAGCTAAAGAGGCTACTGAGGTTTACAAGGAGATGCTTCGATCTGGGTTTTCTCCAACTTGTCATACTTACACTATCTTAATGGAGCACCTTGTGGGTTCTG GAAAATATGAAGAAGCCCTTGAGATTTTTAGCAAAATGCAAGAAGCTGGGATACAACCTGATAAAGCTGCATGCAATATATTGGTTGAGAAATGTTCCAAAGCTGGGGAGACAAAGGCTTTAACTCTAATCCTTCAGTATATGAAAGAAAGCCGCCTTGTTCTGCGTTATCCTGTATTTCTGGAAGCACTGGAAGCCTTAAAAAGTTCTGGCAAGAGTACAGTGCTTCTCAGGGAAGTTAATCCTCATTTTTCTATAGAGTGTATCAGCAAGGAGGAGGCATTTGAGATTAGACCAAGGGCTTCTGACGCTTCTTATGGCATAGACAGAGGGCTTTTACTGATTTTCTTGAAGAAGCGAAACCTTGTAGCCATTGACCGCCTACTTACTGGGATTATGGATAAGAATATGCAATTGGATACTGCAATTATCTCAGCAATCATCAAAGAAAATTGTGGTCATGGAAGACGCAGTGGTGCTTTATTGGCCTTCAAATATAGTGTAAGAATGGGAATAATAATTGAGAGAACTGCATATCTTTCCTTGATAGGCATTTTAATCAGATCAAACTCATATGCAAAGGTGGTGAAGGTTGTTGAGGCCATGACTGGGGCTGGACATTCTCTTGGAACGTATCTAAGTGTGCTTTTGATCTATAGGCTTGGTTGTGCAAGAAGGGCTGCTTGTGCCGCAAAAATATTTGATCTATTGCCTGATGATCAGAAGAGCACAGCTGCTTTCACTGCTTTAATTGGTGTTTACTTCACAGTAGGCAATCCTGACAAGGGacttcaaatttataaaaccatGCTAGAGAAAGGAATTTATCCTGCATTAGGCACATACAATGTGGTATTGGCTGGACTTGAAAATTGTGGTAGAATAAGTGAAGCAGGTTTCTAtaggaaggaaaagaagagccTGCAATTAAACAGTCGTTCTCAGGAAACTGTCTCCCTAGAGGAAAAGATATGTGACCTTGTATTTGCTGGAGATGTAACTTGA